One genomic region from Methanocorpusculum vombati encodes:
- the argF gene encoding ornithine carbamoyltransferase, producing the protein MKKDFISITDLSCEEYDDILTLAARLKRQRYAGVPHPLLAGKTLAMIFEKASTRTRISFDVGMYDLGGYALYLNSRDTQLGRGETIADTARVMSRYVHGAIMRTYKHETITEFAKYASIPVINALSDKEHPCQIMADSLTLKEKFGDLNGLRIAWIGDGNNVCNSLIMASVQTGMEIAVATPKGYEPDPAAIRFAQENGGKVVEYDDPKKAVADAHAIYTDTWISMGEEDIKDMKLKDFNGFCLDMPLLKRAAPDAIVLHCLPAHRGEEITDEVIDSMQSGVWDQAENRLHAQKAVLVRLMGQNL; encoded by the coding sequence ATGAAAAAAGACTTTATCTCAATTACGGATCTCTCGTGCGAAGAGTACGACGACATTCTGACGCTCGCCGCACGGCTGAAACGTCAGCGGTATGCAGGTGTCCCTCATCCGCTGCTTGCAGGAAAAACACTTGCAATGATCTTTGAGAAGGCATCAACGCGGACACGCATCTCCTTTGATGTAGGGATGTATGATCTCGGCGGATACGCGCTGTATCTGAACTCACGGGACACGCAGCTTGGACGCGGAGAAACGATCGCCGATACCGCACGCGTTATGTCGCGGTATGTCCACGGCGCAATCATGCGGACCTACAAGCATGAAACGATCACGGAGTTTGCAAAGTATGCATCCATCCCGGTTATCAACGCACTGTCCGATAAGGAGCACCCCTGTCAGATCATGGCAGATTCTCTTACGCTCAAAGAGAAGTTCGGAGATCTCAACGGTCTGCGGATCGCCTGGATTGGTGACGGCAACAACGTCTGCAACTCGCTGATCATGGCCTCGGTACAGACCGGGATGGAGATCGCGGTTGCAACACCGAAAGGTTACGAACCGGACCCGGCTGCTATCCGGTTTGCGCAGGAGAACGGCGGAAAGGTTGTGGAGTACGATGATCCGAAGAAGGCAGTAGCCGATGCCCACGCCATCTATACGGACACCTGGATTTCCATGGGAGAAGAGGACATCAAGGACATGAAGTTAAAGGACTTCAACGGTTTCTGTCTTGACATGCCGCTTCTCAAACGCGCCGCACCGGACGCAATCGTCCTGCACTGCCTGCCAGCCCACCGCGGTGAGGAGATCACGGATGAGGTGATCGACTCCATGCAGAGCGGTGTGTGGGATCAGGCAGAGAATCGTCTGCATGCACAGAAGGCTGTTCTCGTCCGGCTGATGGGACAGAACCTTTAA
- a CDS encoding MarC family protein, whose amino-acid sequence MLGILTSIVSAAITLFIILDPLLSTSMFIDLTRSLSGKEVLKQAGIATAVAGALMLVFLVFNDIIFSILNIELESFKVAGGIILFILGLQIVLGLEIGGKAAHEARAEQARDGVELLPGTVRKSMAGVIIGTPIMCGPGTITTVMIIGSQYGILITAAAIVLALLIIWILLVFSSRITALLGETVIVILSKIVGLLLTAIAVHTIWSGVVGLIGLTAAGL is encoded by the coding sequence ATGCTGGGGATACTCACTTCCATTGTTTCAGCAGCAATCACGCTGTTTATCATTCTGGACCCGCTGCTGTCCACATCGATGTTTATCGATCTGACGCGCAGTCTTTCCGGAAAAGAGGTACTGAAACAGGCAGGTATTGCAACAGCAGTAGCCGGAGCACTGATGCTGGTGTTTCTGGTGTTCAACGACATCATCTTCTCCATTCTCAACATTGAACTGGAAAGTTTCAAGGTTGCGGGTGGAATTATCCTCTTCATTCTTGGTCTGCAGATTGTACTCGGCCTTGAGATCGGCGGAAAAGCTGCGCATGAAGCACGGGCGGAACAGGCACGGGACGGCGTGGAACTCCTCCCCGGAACCGTCCGGAAATCCATGGCAGGCGTCATTATCGGAACGCCAATCATGTGTGGTCCCGGAACGATCACGACCGTCATGATCATCGGCTCGCAGTACGGCATTCTGATAACCGCAGCGGCTATTGTTCTTGCCCTGCTGATCATCTGGATTCTCCTGGTGTTTTCCTCGCGGATTACCGCTCTCCTCGGCGAGACCGTCATAGTAATTCTGTCCAAGATTGTAGGACTGCTGCTCACGGCGATTGCAGTTCACACGATATGGAGCGGAGTTGTCGGGCTTATCGGACTAACGGCGGCAGGTCTCTGA
- a CDS encoding YIP1 family protein, which produces MSPVEMHEGEVRYYSSPVMVKTQQYTGTLTSERLIIEGGTAPREFKITNIVGADPITLPSNEPGLKIVLSTPNGHKEMVWSFPVGGIFKAGEQQAWADQIRKVIGDKPFAVPASQPAPVRAAPAAASSPQSPVYSPGEMEILKTAGVRIKRTYYTLYLTNLRLILQNASGQIGREFAIAELMDASRMESESGEPSVALTIGSQTGVKQMILTFPSPGSREAWMVQLSAKLPAHVMPQVPPMMPPSAAPPMGGGMGYGAPQAAQAPQMLTLQPGEKTYMSSPGVRVKRSSFTAYLTNTRFVLMGNTNGMLAIAGEFAVNTLKKAVRIAGELGEPGIGLTIASREGEKEMHLIFPSMDLREMWIAKFEEIIPPEQPDMFGGAAAAAQYSVTTVSPPARGNAPVKYCTVCGARNHPDDHFCAMCGKPLGETGAAGAAAAAGAMSEPSVPDMFGGGGSDAPRQRKGKAKREKRSRRDADEYDEPRERRTKERRERPPKRERAPKQPKAKKPYEGSIAGFLTRPADAFAYYGREGPRDAVGLFLIAGVVWAVISVVMLAFVLPKILPITTADFPILGALQSNMMAMVMLILVLLILWIVFILIQGVLSGVFAKVFGEDAEIGETMAVVMRSTLPYAAVGWIPGFGILIAAVWSLVATIKGFGAALDMRGGAAAGCGILGLVVVAIILVVLGIV; this is translated from the coding sequence ATGTCTCCCGTAGAGATGCATGAAGGCGAGGTTCGATACTATTCTTCGCCGGTCATGGTGAAAACCCAGCAGTACACGGGCACTCTTACCAGTGAACGGCTGATTATTGAAGGCGGAACAGCTCCCCGCGAGTTTAAAATTACGAATATTGTGGGTGCGGACCCGATCACACTTCCGAGTAACGAGCCGGGTCTGAAAATTGTTTTGTCAACCCCGAACGGCCATAAAGAGATGGTATGGTCGTTTCCGGTAGGAGGTATCTTCAAGGCGGGCGAGCAGCAGGCCTGGGCGGATCAGATCCGGAAAGTCATCGGGGACAAGCCCTTTGCGGTCCCGGCGTCACAGCCCGCACCTGTGCGCGCGGCACCGGCGGCAGCGTCGTCACCCCAGTCTCCGGTATATTCTCCGGGTGAGATGGAGATTCTCAAAACTGCGGGTGTCCGAATTAAACGCACCTATTATACGCTGTATCTGACGAATCTCCGTTTGATTCTTCAGAATGCTTCCGGTCAGATCGGCAGGGAGTTTGCCATTGCGGAGCTGATGGATGCGTCCCGTATGGAGAGTGAGTCGGGCGAGCCGTCGGTTGCGCTGACAATTGGATCACAGACCGGGGTGAAACAGATGATTCTGACGTTCCCGTCTCCGGGTTCCCGCGAGGCATGGATGGTTCAGCTGTCAGCGAAGCTTCCGGCACATGTGATGCCGCAGGTCCCTCCGATGATGCCGCCGTCTGCTGCGCCGCCGATGGGTGGCGGTATGGGCTATGGGGCTCCGCAGGCCGCCCAGGCACCGCAGATGCTTACGCTGCAGCCGGGAGAGAAGACGTATATGTCGTCTCCGGGTGTGCGGGTGAAGCGGTCGTCGTTTACTGCGTATCTGACGAATACGCGTTTTGTGCTGATGGGTAATACGAACGGGATGCTTGCGATTGCGGGTGAGTTCGCGGTAAATACGCTGAAGAAAGCGGTCCGTATTGCTGGAGAACTCGGCGAGCCGGGAATCGGTTTGACGATTGCTTCCCGTGAGGGGGAGAAGGAGATGCATCTGATCTTCCCGTCGATGGATCTGCGGGAGATGTGGATTGCAAAGTTTGAGGAGATTATTCCTCCCGAACAGCCGGATATGTTCGGAGGTGCGGCTGCTGCGGCGCAGTACTCGGTGACGACGGTGTCACCTCCGGCGCGGGGAAATGCGCCGGTGAAGTACTGTACGGTCTGCGGAGCGCGGAACCATCCGGATGATCATTTCTGTGCGATGTGCGGCAAGCCTCTGGGGGAGACGGGGGCTGCCGGTGCGGCGGCTGCGGCGGGAGCAATGTCGGAGCCGTCGGTTCCGGATATGTTCGGCGGCGGGGGCAGTGATGCGCCGCGTCAGCGGAAAGGAAAGGCGAAGCGGGAAAAGCGGTCCCGGCGTGATGCTGATGAGTATGATGAGCCGCGTGAGCGTCGTACGAAGGAACGGCGGGAGCGGCCTCCCAAGCGGGAGCGTGCACCAAAGCAGCCGAAGGCGAAAAAACCGTACGAGGGCAGTATTGCCGGGTTCCTGACCCGGCCCGCGGATGCGTTTGCGTACTACGGACGTGAGGGTCCGCGTGATGCAGTCGGGCTGTTCCTGATTGCGGGAGTTGTCTGGGCGGTTATTTCCGTTGTGATGCTTGCATTTGTGCTGCCGAAGATCCTGCCGATTACAACCGCGGACTTCCCGATTCTCGGAGCGCTGCAGAGTAATATGATGGCGATGGTGATGCTGATCCTGGTGTTACTCATTCTGTGGATTGTGTTTATCCTGATTCAGGGGGTGCTTTCCGGCGTCTTTGCCAAGGTGTTCGGCGAGGATGCGGAGATCGGCGAGACGATGGCGGTCGTGATGCGGAGTACTCTGCCTTATGCTGCGGTCGGCTGGATTCCGGGATTTGGTATTCTGATTGCGGCGGTCTGGTCACTGGTTGCAACGATTAAGGGATTCGGTGCTGCTCTTGATATGCGCGGCGGTGCCGCGGCTGGCTGCGGTATTCTCGGTCTCGTCGTGGTTGCGATCATCCTTGTGGTGCTCGGCATTGTGTGA
- a CDS encoding HdeD family acid-resistance protein, with protein MTETESPIGVDIFKSLLLKGILMIILGVIMMIFTFGSILAIDYLFGIVLIILGIQLLTSGSTFLGEYKRTWWVILLGILAIIFGIVAFVFPTMMTLYIVFMIAITSLISGFTDLALAISDKCGVANRALVAISGVLGIILGILFIISPLVGAYVIVQVTGIFLLAFGILAIAEGFMVKKAVQTA; from the coding sequence ATGACTGAAACTGAAAGCCCGATTGGGGTGGACATCTTCAAATCCCTCCTCCTCAAAGGCATCCTGATGATAATTCTCGGAGTTATCATGATGATATTTACCTTCGGGTCAATTCTTGCGATTGATTATCTGTTCGGTATTGTGCTCATCATTCTCGGTATCCAGCTTCTCACCTCGGGCTCCACGTTCCTTGGCGAGTACAAACGCACATGGTGGGTAATTCTTCTGGGAATTCTCGCAATCATCTTCGGAATCGTTGCATTCGTGTTCCCGACAATGATGACACTCTACATTGTGTTCATGATCGCGATCACCTCCCTTATCAGCGGATTTACCGACCTGGCACTTGCCATCTCCGACAAATGCGGAGTGGCAAACCGTGCCCTCGTTGCAATATCCGGTGTTCTCGGAATCATTCTTGGTATCCTGTTCATCATTTCTCCGCTCGTCGGGGCATACGTCATTGTTCAGGTAACCGGAATCTTCCTGCTTGCATTTGGTATCCTCGCAATTGCAGAAGGATTCATGGTGAAAAAGGCTGTTCAGACAGCGTAA
- the pyrE gene encoding orotate phosphoribosyltransferase — protein sequence MENPVLDLLIQYKAVEFGDFTLASGAKSKYYIDVKTAIMQPALLGEIAKEVAGHYTFDVIAGVAVGGVPLAVAVSLASGKPCAVIRAAAKDHGKSQMVIGNVAGKHVLLIEDVTTSGGSSKYGIDELRKAGAIVDAVVVVVDRDSGAEALLAADGVTLHPLVRASELLNR from the coding sequence ATGGAAAATCCGGTATTAGATCTGTTAATTCAATATAAGGCCGTGGAATTCGGGGATTTTACACTCGCTTCCGGTGCAAAAAGCAAATACTACATTGATGTGAAGACGGCTATCATGCAGCCCGCACTGCTCGGCGAGATTGCAAAGGAAGTTGCCGGACACTACACCTTTGACGTGATTGCAGGCGTTGCCGTGGGCGGCGTGCCGCTCGCGGTTGCCGTGTCGCTTGCAAGCGGCAAACCGTGTGCGGTTATCCGTGCGGCAGCAAAAGATCACGGAAAAAGTCAGATGGTCATCGGCAACGTTGCCGGAAAGCATGTTCTCTTAATTGAGGACGTAACAACGTCGGGCGGTTCTTCAAAGTACGGCATTGACGAACTGCGCAAGGCAGGCGCCATTGTTGACGCAGTTGTCGTCGTGGTTGATCGCGACAGCGGGGCTGAGGCACTGCTTGCAGCAGACGGCGTAACCCTGCATCCGCTGGTCAGGGCAAGTGAGCTGTTAAACCGCTGA
- a CDS encoding MFS transporter, giving the protein MYAVIKNQRHQKMILLIAAFAIFMDGLDGSIVNVALPVIAGDFGVDISGSSWVVMAYLLIMAGFILAFGKIADQGRIRQIFSVGFAVFAIGSFICAVSPTLSCMIAARALQGLGASMIAAAAPLLVTRFLPEGMRGLGMGVIATTGGVALTFGPPIGGLLTAYLGWHWIFLINVPIGIAAIILGRSAIPAPAVPAKMERFDFFGTFVLFFAIAGFILVLERGPELGWTSPGILFFAGVVAVCTVVFCLHSLRSRNPLLNIRIFRHWKFSAVTVSYLLTCMVFAGVMYMVPFYMHTALGLDAAVSGLLLVVSSVITALIGIPVGAWCDRIGCRTPCILAAVCRIAFCTVLLLIVPAFGIPALIPALVCMGLAFGISGGPATTRIVQYAPEGEAGTGTSVMITSDFLGGVLGVAAYAVVFSLAVPASVGVAVSDLSVSLFVEGFHATAALGLLCGIVTLILSAAVPNLVTKREDLVVSE; this is encoded by the coding sequence ATGTATGCCGTGATCAAAAACCAGCGCCACCAGAAGATGATTCTCTTAATCGCAGCGTTTGCTATCTTCATGGACGGTCTGGACGGCTCTATTGTCAATGTTGCGCTGCCGGTAATCGCCGGAGATTTCGGGGTTGACATCTCCGGCAGTTCCTGGGTGGTGATGGCATATCTTCTGATTATGGCGGGGTTCATTCTGGCGTTTGGCAAGATTGCCGATCAGGGGCGCATCCGGCAGATCTTTTCTGTCGGGTTTGCGGTGTTTGCGATTGGATCGTTTATCTGCGCGGTGTCGCCCACGTTGTCGTGCATGATAGCCGCACGGGCACTGCAGGGACTTGGTGCGTCGATGATTGCCGCGGCGGCCCCGCTTCTGGTTACCCGGTTTTTGCCGGAAGGTATGCGCGGGCTTGGTATGGGCGTGATTGCAACAACGGGCGGTGTTGCACTGACGTTTGGCCCCCCTATCGGCGGTCTGCTTACGGCATATCTTGGATGGCACTGGATATTTCTGATCAATGTGCCGATCGGGATTGCGGCAATTATTCTCGGACGGTCCGCTATTCCTGCCCCGGCTGTTCCCGCAAAGATGGAGAGGTTTGATTTCTTCGGAACATTTGTGCTGTTCTTTGCCATTGCAGGGTTTATCCTGGTACTTGAGCGGGGTCCTGAGCTTGGGTGGACAAGTCCCGGGATTTTATTTTTTGCGGGGGTGGTTGCGGTGTGTACGGTGGTGTTCTGTCTGCATTCTCTGCGGAGCAGAAACCCGCTACTCAACATCAGAATATTCCGTCACTGGAAGTTTTCGGCGGTAACGGTGTCGTATCTGTTGACCTGTATGGTGTTTGCGGGCGTGATGTATATGGTGCCGTTTTACATGCACACGGCACTTGGTCTTGATGCGGCAGTATCCGGGCTTCTGCTGGTGGTCTCTTCGGTTATTACCGCACTCATCGGTATTCCGGTCGGTGCGTGGTGTGATCGGATCGGATGCCGCACTCCCTGTATTCTTGCGGCGGTCTGCCGTATTGCGTTCTGCACAGTGCTCCTGCTGATTGTCCCGGCGTTTGGTATTCCTGCACTGATTCCGGCCCTTGTCTGTATGGGTCTTGCATTTGGTATCTCCGGCGGTCCTGCAACGACCCGGATTGTGCAGTATGCCCCGGAAGGAGAGGCAGGTACCGGTACGTCGGTGATGATAACTTCGGATTTTCTCGGCGGGGTTTTGGGGGTTGCTGCGTATGCGGTGGTGTTTTCCCTTGCGGTGCCGGCTTCGGTTGGTGTTGCGGTAAGTGATCTTTCAGTATCCCTGTTCGTGGAAGGGTTTCACGCAACCGCAGCCCTTGGTCTTCTCTGCGGGATTGTGACGCTGATTTTGTCGGCTGCAGTGCCGAATCTTGTGACAAAACGCGAGGATCTGGTGGTCAGCGAGTAA
- the purD gene encoding phosphoribosylamine--glycine ligase produces the protein MNMRILVVGGGGREHAITLALSKNTKTDLYCVMGKKNPGIAKLCREVLIHPETDAEIVLAFAKQHNIEYAVVGPEAPLAAGVSDALTAAGIGCVGPSQAAARIETDKGFCRSLMQKHGIAGCPAYKLCRTPEEAAEYIRSYPGDLAVKPTGLTGGKGVKVMGEQVDREGAVAYAMTLKDQTIILEERLLGEEFTLMAFVDGKTLVPMPLVQDHKRAFEGDIGPNTGGMGSYTLADHTFPFVTDADYQAAFAIMQATVAALAKEGCPYKGVLYGQFMNTAEGPKVIEFNARFGDPEAMNVLTLLDSDFVTIAEHIVSGTLTPADVSFRKQATVCKYLVPKDYPEHPHAGDPITLGPHENTILYYANVIEEAGILKTQTSRTMAFVGVGATLTEAEEAAESACRNVSGNVRHRTDIGTEALFAKRISHMKELRG, from the coding sequence ATGAACATGAGAATACTTGTTGTGGGTGGCGGCGGACGGGAACACGCCATCACACTCGCACTATCGAAAAATACCAAAACAGATCTGTACTGTGTCATGGGAAAGAAAAATCCCGGAATCGCCAAGCTGTGCCGTGAAGTGCTGATACATCCGGAGACGGACGCAGAGATTGTCCTCGCATTTGCAAAACAGCACAATATTGAATATGCGGTTGTAGGTCCCGAAGCCCCGCTTGCGGCAGGCGTCTCCGACGCGCTGACAGCAGCAGGCATCGGGTGCGTCGGCCCGTCACAGGCAGCCGCACGCATTGAAACGGACAAGGGATTCTGCAGAAGTCTGATGCAGAAACACGGAATCGCCGGATGCCCCGCCTATAAACTCTGCCGGACTCCGGAAGAGGCTGCCGAGTACATCCGATCCTATCCGGGCGACCTTGCGGTAAAACCGACCGGTCTTACCGGCGGCAAGGGCGTAAAGGTAATGGGCGAGCAGGTTGACCGCGAAGGAGCAGTCGCCTACGCAATGACCCTTAAGGATCAGACGATCATCCTTGAAGAACGGCTGCTTGGCGAAGAGTTCACACTGATGGCATTCGTGGACGGAAAGACCCTTGTCCCGATGCCGCTTGTGCAGGATCACAAACGTGCGTTTGAGGGAGACATCGGCCCGAACACCGGCGGCATGGGTTCCTACACGCTTGCCGATCACACCTTCCCGTTCGTAACCGATGCGGATTACCAGGCAGCATTTGCCATCATGCAGGCGACCGTTGCGGCGCTTGCAAAGGAAGGCTGCCCCTACAAAGGAGTGCTGTACGGTCAGTTCATGAATACGGCAGAGGGGCCGAAGGTCATTGAGTTCAATGCCCGGTTCGGCGACCCGGAAGCGATGAACGTGTTAACCCTCCTCGACTCGGACTTTGTGACGATTGCAGAGCATATCGTTTCCGGAACACTCACACCTGCGGATGTTTCCTTCAGGAAACAGGCAACGGTCTGCAAGTACCTCGTACCGAAAGACTACCCCGAACATCCGCATGCAGGCGACCCGATCACCCTCGGACCGCATGAGAACACTATCCTCTATTACGCAAACGTGATTGAAGAAGCTGGTATCCTGAAGACACAGACCTCCCGGACGATGGCATTCGTCGGGGTGGGTGCAACCCTCACCGAGGCGGAAGAAGCAGCAGAAAGTGCGTGCCGCAACGTCTCCGGCAATGTCCGTCACCGGACCGACATCGGAACAGAGGCACTGTTTGCGAAGAGAATTTCCCACATGAAGGAGCTGCGGGGATGA
- a CDS encoding PKD domain-containing protein, which translates to MRKLLVLLLVLGLVIGCVGVVSAAMTISGSASPKVNETITYSVSPVDNATGYVWSISPSLSPTTDPTGTSISYKFTEAKTYTLSVKAMNGTELNNGSKMINVTQVSPPVASFTASSQEGGAPLTVTFTSTSTNAASLIWDFGVSGASKPTTTSATYTYDTPGTYTVKLTAKNSADVGNETTKTITVTQVPVTTIDVSPKTGVAPLNVTFKSTATNSPTSYRWEFGDGRTATTLNTNHTYTEPGTYNVSFTATNENGTSVARTDQITVTGNTSAYKVAIDATPVKGVAPLTVKFKLNTTIPVDEIKGEGSSNKGYEWDFGYDGDADGTNEYSYDREPKDQTYSEDGTYTVKVTVTTKLGKPYSAEIKITVSDLLAAFDASATSGPAPLEVKFTDKSSGPTSWKWSIYKTDDGSRTLQKELTNQNITYTFDREGKYEVELAAKKGSKSVTTYKEIVVSAKATTAPTTKATTKATTAPTTAATTMEVRAAALSADDSPVPNPMDIIEEFIRLLKVMLVPDNYTLAP; encoded by the coding sequence ATGCGAAAACTTCTCGTGCTGCTTCTGGTGCTCGGGCTGGTGATCGGATGCGTAGGAGTGGTGAGTGCGGCAATGACAATTTCTGGATCTGCTTCTCCAAAAGTGAATGAAACCATCACATATTCAGTATCTCCTGTTGACAATGCAACAGGATATGTGTGGAGTATATCACCGTCCCTTTCTCCAACAACTGATCCCACTGGCACAAGTATCTCCTACAAATTTACGGAAGCAAAAACCTATACTCTCTCTGTAAAGGCAATGAATGGCACTGAACTAAATAATGGTTCAAAAATGATTAATGTAACGCAGGTTTCACCACCGGTTGCTTCATTCACTGCTTCGTCTCAGGAAGGCGGAGCACCGCTTACGGTAACCTTTACCAGTACGTCCACGAATGCTGCAAGCCTGATATGGGATTTCGGAGTATCGGGTGCATCAAAACCTACAACCACTTCGGCAACATATACATATGACACTCCTGGCACCTACACAGTGAAGCTTACCGCAAAAAATAGTGCGGATGTAGGTAATGAGACTACAAAAACAATTACGGTTACACAAGTTCCTGTAACTACGATTGATGTAAGCCCAAAAACAGGAGTTGCACCGTTAAATGTTACATTTAAATCAACTGCAACCAATTCTCCCACAAGTTATCGTTGGGAGTTTGGTGATGGACGTACTGCAACAACCCTGAACACGAACCACACCTACACCGAACCGGGTACGTACAACGTAAGTTTCACTGCGACAAATGAGAATGGAACATCGGTTGCACGAACAGATCAAATCACTGTTACTGGGAATACCTCCGCATACAAGGTAGCCATTGATGCAACACCTGTGAAAGGTGTTGCCCCGCTGACAGTTAAGTTCAAGCTGAATACCACGATTCCCGTTGATGAAATTAAAGGCGAGGGGTCCAGTAATAAAGGATATGAATGGGATTTCGGCTATGATGGAGATGCCGATGGAACGAATGAGTACAGCTATGATCGCGAACCCAAAGATCAAACATATTCTGAGGATGGCACATACACCGTAAAAGTTACGGTTACAACAAAATTAGGTAAACCATATAGTGCAGAAATCAAAATCACTGTCTCTGACCTCCTTGCCGCCTTTGACGCCTCCGCAACGTCCGGCCCTGCACCACTTGAAGTGAAGTTCACTGATAAATCCAGTGGACCTACCTCGTGGAAATGGTCTATCTATAAGACTGATGACGGGTCCCGGACCCTGCAAAAGGAACTGACCAATCAGAACATCACGTACACTTTCGATCGTGAAGGAAAGTACGAAGTGGAACTTGCAGCCAAAAAAGGTTCCAAGTCGGTTACAACTTACAAAGAAATTGTTGTCAGTGCCAAAGCAACAACCGCTCCTACCACAAAAGCTACAACAAAAGCAACAACTGCACCAACAACCGCAGCAACAACCATGGAAGTAAGGGCAGCCGCCCTCTCTGCAGATGACAGTCCCGTTCCCAACCCGATGGACATCATCGAAGAGTTCATACGCCTGCTGAAGGTTATGCTGGTCCCGGACAACTACACTCTTGCCCCCTGA
- a CDS encoding PKD domain-containing protein encodes MKKYLIPLILLLAAALFAFPAAAAITADFSYSVDSSNPLTIHFTDKSTGGAGNWFWMFNDGGNAVSNERNPTYTFSSEGTYQIYLAVTDANYNGEDTVRKWITISRSGITEDSDSSSPGSSSSGGSSSGGSSGGGISIPDISLGGISIPNPLDLIDEYIKLLRVMVIPGNYNF; translated from the coding sequence ATGAAGAAATATCTTATCCCCCTAATCCTCCTCCTTGCAGCTGCGCTCTTTGCATTCCCCGCAGCTGCCGCAATAACTGCCGACTTCTCGTACAGCGTTGACTCCTCCAATCCGCTGACCATCCACTTTACGGACAAATCAACCGGCGGAGCCGGCAACTGGTTCTGGATGTTCAATGATGGGGGAAATGCTGTCTCCAACGAGCGCAATCCGACATATACCTTCAGCAGTGAAGGTACCTACCAGATATATCTCGCGGTTACGGATGCCAACTATAACGGAGAAGATACCGTTCGGAAATGGATAACCATCAGCCGCAGCGGCATAACCGAGGATTCCGACAGTTCCTCCCCGGGCTCTTCCTCCTCAGGCGGAAGCAGTTCGGGTGGAAGTTCCGGAGGCGGCATCAGTATCCCGGACATCTCCCTTGGCGGTATCAGCATCCCCAACCCGCTGGACCTCATCGATGAGTACATCAAACTCCTCCGGGTCATGGTAATCCCGGGCAACTACAACTTCTAA